The DNA window GCGCTCGGTCCTGCTGGCGACCGGGGTCGTCAACCGGCGGCCCGAGGCGATGGACGACGATTTGCACGACGAGGCACTGGCGCGCGGGTTGCTGCGTTATTGCCCGGTCTGCGACGGCTACGAAGTCACCGACAAGAAGGTGGCGGTGATCGGCACCGGGACGCATGGCTGCGCCGAAGCCGAGTTCATCCGCACCTATTCGCGCGACATCACCCTTGTCTCGCCCCTGCCGAAGCACGATTTTTCGGATAGCTGCGACCGCAAGGTGCGCGCGGCGGAAATCGCTGCGGTCGACGGACCGATCGGCAATTTTGCGATCGAAGGCGAATGCCTCGCTTTCGACACCGCCGAGGGCCGGATGAAATTCGACAGCGTCTATCCCGCGCTCGGCTCCGACATCCGCTCCGAACTCGCCGTTCAGGCCGGCGCGGAATGCAGCAAGGACGGGTGCATCGAAACCGGCGACCACCTCGAAACCAGCATCCCCGGCCTGTTCGCCGCGGGAGACGTGGTGATCGGGCTCGACCAGATTTCCCACGCGATGGGCCAAGCAGGTGTCGCCGCCACGACCATCCGCAATCACTTGGCCGAGCAGCAGCCGCTGCGACGTTAGCCTTCGACGA is part of the Alteriqipengyuania halimionae genome and encodes:
- a CDS encoding NAD(P)/FAD-dependent oxidoreductase; this encodes MDDCIIVGAGPAGLTAAIYLARYHLDIRLFDDGQSRAAWIPESHNHAGFPEGINGKVLLRRMLEQAEKYGAQREEKRVIHLERNADGFIVGTDDATYRARSVLLATGVVNRRPEAMDDDLHDEALARGLLRYCPVCDGYEVTDKKVAVIGTGTHGCAEAEFIRTYSRDITLVSPLPKHDFSDSCDRKVRAAEIAAVDGPIGNFAIEGECLAFDTAEGRMKFDSVYPALGSDIRSELAVQAGAECSKDGCIETGDHLETSIPGLFAAGDVVIGLDQISHAMGQAGVAATTIRNHLAEQQPLRR